The window ATAATGGAATTTTCCATCAGTGGTACTCCTTCCATAGGAAACTTAAAAAACTAAATTGGATGCAGGAAGCTACAGGAACTTCCCAAGCTACAGTGAGTTTCATCATGATCACCTGTTTGATGGAATTGGAAAAGATTACCATGTCTGGATGCAGTGTTGTTGATAACTGTGCTCTGGAAAGCGCAGCTGCTTGCCAGATCAATTTTCAGCTTGACGTTGATCCTGACTGTGAGATGTGTTTCCCATCCAGCCTTGACAACAGTTTTGGGCGGTGTTGTTTGCTGATTGTTATAGCCAATGCTACTATCTCTGCAACTGCCCTGAGTATTTGATCATGCAGCAAGCGGTAGCGACCGTCTGCAAGTGCCTTTAGGCAGCTGCTGAGGATGTGCTCGACAGATCCTCTTCCAGAGCACAGAACACAAGATGGAGGTTTACTTGACCTCAGCACTTCTGATGCGACAATCCCCATTAAAAGATAAGTACTGGAATTCATATGCACAGATGCAATGGGGGAGCTAATTTTGCTGTCATCAGGTAAAGGCAACTCAAAGCCACTATACTCAAATTTAGTGATGATCTAAAGGGGAGAATGGGAGCCATACAGACCATAAAGCAAAATAGCCGAAAATGTTGTTCTCATACAAAAGAATAAACACAAGTACTATCACCATAAAATCACTAAGCACAAATATGGAAACCCATTTTGAAAATAAGGAGaaatatcagaaaaaaaaagatggatggaGTCGTGCACAGCAAGAATATGTGCACTTGTACCTTGAACTCCTCTCCCTGTTTAAAAGGAAAACTCTTTCCTTGGCCTCCATCAGCCCACTTTGTATTCTCTTTAGTGGCAAAGACAACAGTGTTCTTGTGTCCTCTGGCACTAAAACAAGGGTTGATATGCAGTGCAATGTCATTCTTGTTTGGGCAGATATTCACCTCAAAACACGGAAATATTTGGATCGAGTTCCTTCCATCAGTTCACTAAAATATTGAGGGAACCTCAGTTTTTGTTGCTGCTATAATCTTCAATACAAGAGTGGAGTTAGTAAGAGAGCTATAATTAATTCCAGGGTCTATTTCAATTTATATGTTGATATGTTAACATGAAAGATGAGAAAATCTCTTGAAGATGACATTTTGATGACTCAGCTACCCAGACTCAAAAAGGCTGCTCTTTGTCCTAATTCtaatggaaacagtttgtgtgtGAGCAATCACATCACACCAGGAAAATACTGACATCACATCAAGAAGAACCTCTTGAGAATGTGAAGTTGACATCACGTGAACGTTTTTTCGATGTCACATCGTACTCTCCCTTGCTCTGAGGTTGCCTTCTGCATGCACTGATCCTGAATTCTAACTTCTAACATATTTTTATACATACCCTGTAGGATTAGGCTCTGAAATGAGATATTAGTCCATTTCAACTCCTTAGAACCAAATAAACTGGCTCTGTCCAGTGCAAGGTGAATAAACTTATACAATTTGTTCTGAGATGACTGTATAGCAAATCTTTATTATCAATAGAGGGACTCAGATTATCCACAGGATGTGTCTATATGACTCAGGGCAGTTGGACGCATTACGCATTACTACTTTTTTTCACTTAAATAAATGTGCCAAAAACAAAGGGGGTAGCTTTAACAGGGCATCATATTTAGGCACACTACAGACTTGTTAATTCCTTCCAGACCTTCCTTCAaggttctctctttttttcaccAAAGTTGGCCATTTTGATCAATTTATCTATGCTGATGCTGTGGCATCAGCTTCAGCTACAGTCAGCTAACAGTCAGGGTTTGTCCAACTTTGAAGTGTATGTTCTTGATAATCATACACTGTGCACAAACAGAATACAAAGATAGGGTTATTGTTCACTTTTTTTGTGCAAGTGCTACAACAGTTTACTGCATCGTATCATTGGAGCTTCTGACAGAGCATGAACTCATTAAGCCTCACGTTCCCTGTGGTCGaaactgaaaagtttcaaacatTTGCACCTACAATTGCGAGAAACATGAAATACAAACATTAAAAAGTAGCAAAATGGCAAACTCTGTCTTTTGAGAGGGAACACTGTCCGTTCACACTTACTGTGTAAATGGGAATTAAGCCTCTTCTGAAGCAGGCTGACAAAGGCTTCCTTGGCTgacaaagaacaaagaaactcATATTCAAATATCTCTCAAATTAAAAGATGAGAAGCAGTCATTCTACTCTTTATACTGTGCCAATAGGCAATGTTTCTCTGCTGTCACAGCATCTGCTTCGGTTGAAACCTAAATGCAGACTTTTATGCTCAAGTCGTTGTAGAAAACATGTCTTAGCTGTTCTTTGTTAAATATTGCTGGCATTAATGTAACAAAGATTCACAAAGAGCTACATGCCAACCATGCAACTCTCAGAAAGAGTTAGCAAGAGGACATTCAGTTGGCATCTTTGTGTCATTTGTGGCATCTATTTAAATGTAGATTAAATGTCTATGATGAGCGCATGTAAACTTCTGACCCAGAACTGCACCTTTATCTGTCTCTGCAATCGTTTCAGCTCACTGAGAATGAGACAGTTTAAACATCTCAGCATCACTCAAACTCAGATTTGAAGCTTTTCCAGCATGTACAACTGTGAGACTGAGTGAATGGGTTCAGTtaaaagtttagtttagttttaaagTATAAAGTATAAAGAAAATAACTTTCATTTGCAATGCTGACACCTATTGGATAACATGGCTAATTACAGCAAgggtatttcttttttaaatttgtttaaatTAGGCATTCTAAGACAGACATGGTTTGCAAAGTAAAAATGGAATTATGTGGTTTGTAGATATGTAATAGAAATAAGCTTTTCACTGAGCAGTATTGGAATTAATTTGATGAGGCTTGAGTTCTTGAGGATATCTTACCCACATCACAAGCTCAGGAAGTCAGTTTTATCACACGGTTGTAACATGTCAGCTCAAATACTgttatgtgttgttgttttttttttacccggaGTAAACCTTTATTACACAGCACAGGACAGACATAATGTTTAACAAACAGCAATATTCTACTGGATAGAAAGAGAACTTTTGACATGTTTGAGCTGCAGGTTTAAGGAGAAACCAAAGTCTTGTTATTCAGTGGGTGTGCTTTAATAGATGCTGTTACAGCGAAGCAATACTCTGTTACAAAGTTGGAATGTCAaagaaataaacagataaagcaCTGCAAAGCACCTTCTGATGACATTCCATGTGAATCTCTTCAATTGGACTCTGCAAACCTCAAAGCGATAACAACGTGAAACAACTCTATgcttgctttgtttttgtgtcaGTGGTTCTGCAAAGAGCACAGGAAGGTCATTTAGTCACAGGGCTGTATACATTTGGGCCCAGTCTTTCTAATCTCACTTGTACGGTTGCTTGAATCTGCTTCCAACTAGCTAACTTCTTGCAAGTTGTGATTAAAATGTGCAGCattaagtattcaaaagtttgCACCACTTATATTCAGAAAGTTGACAAAGTGTTATCTGTTGCCAGACAaacaaatagaaaagaaaaggggaaaaatgaCCATTTCAATCCAGGGATTCACCAGAGGATAGCGTTTTATTTGATCTCAAAGCTTGTGATGCGAGCCTCCCCATCGAAGCTGATGAACGAGTACTTTTCTGCTCCTAGGCGGTTGCGGAAGTGGATTGTAGAGCCATCGGATAAAGTCACCACAAACTCATCAGGTGTGAATTCAATGAGGATCTAAATGGTAGGATGATAAAAAGTTATTTCCGTTAAGTCATCTTATTGTACATATTCAGTCATGTACATACGATCATGTAGGTCGTATCTTCATAGCCCTAAATTCTACCCAACATGATGCACTGTAAAGTATCCCCCCCCCACCAGTGGCATTCTCAAGTTTTCAAAGCCACACAATCCTCATGAGAAAGTTTAAAGGGCGTATTAGGATGGTCAGTcacaacaaaaaattatttaaacatttttgtcttttcctgGTTGGATTTAGCCCATAATTTCCCTTCGTAAGAGTtagaaattaaaagaaataatTATTGTTGAActcaaatacattctttttactcAAGTGCTACTATCAACTTCATGAATGCCCAATAGCTGGGTTTTAATTCACTAGTGAAGCAAATCTGAAGAAATCTTTTCAAAAGCAGCAAAAGAGAAATGTGAATCAGAAGTTTGGAGCGAATAAACTAGGCCGTATAGAGTCTCCGGTGGTTGTCAGTGTTGGATATGTTGCTCGTGGTTGTATTCCAGTAGAAGTAACTGTCCTATCTGGAAACAAACCTcaatgaaggaaaaacaaaacaactgcagTGGAAAATGGAAAGAGCTCTTATTATTCATCTTCCTAGACACGATATCATGTGGCATCTGAGAAGACGCCATTCAATAAACCTGAGTTTATTGTCTAAATAGCTCAGATtggaaacagctggtgagtcatgtcattttaatctttgccaaAGTGGACGCAATTCCAAAAATTGCCTCCATTCGCCAAAAACACCTCAAGTCTTCTTCATAACATAAAAAGATCAACTCAAGCGAACATATAAACATTTAGTGTATCGTTCAATTTTTCTATAATTTCCGTCAACTCTTTCACATCCACATGTTACCTGCAAATTAGTGACACACGTTTCCAAAAAGAAGTCACCAACCAAGAGGAAGAAGCATGGGACATACCACCTACAGTATGTGTCAACGCACACCAAGACTGTGAACACACTCCCACCTTGAACTCCTCTCCCTGTTGGAAAGGAAAGCCTCCCTCTCGGTGCTCCTCGCACCAGTTGCCTCCCTCGTATGAGTTGCAGACAACTGCATTCTCGTCTCCGTGGGCATTGAAACGGGGGTTGATATGCATTGTGATGTTCTGCTGATCCAGGCCAATATTCACAGCGAAGCTAGAGCAGCCAAAACACAAAGATTTATTAGATCTGAATGTGATTCTTTACATTCAAGGTGTTGAGGCAGCCTAAGCGATTGCATggtggctgctgctgaacatcaTCTTTATCAACTCCCACTGCATAGGTGAATCTAAACAGTAGTCATCAACTAAATACAGAATATGTCTATTCAGCTATGTGTGAAAGAGTTAATAGAATGAAACAGAAAGAAGACAGAATATTTATACTTGACCTTTTCATGCAGTTATCTTCTCTGATGCAATTAAGGGGTAAAAAAAGCTAGGCTGCAAAGAAGCCTCTTTGTCCTAATTTTGATTAAGAAATTTTGAAGAAACAGGCCTTCAGTCTTATGATTCCAGGCCTTAACAATCACATGTCACATTGGCAACATGTTCTCACCCCATCTAAACTGTTTGTGGAATACATATGTAACTTATGGTTAATACAAGTATACAGACATGTTTACAGGCACATTAATGTCTTACAACAGGACTTACTTTGTAGCATCAGGTTTAGCTACTCCAACAACAGTCATGGTTTGTCCAACTTTGAAGGACATGTTTACTATGTTCATACCCTGTGTGCAAACAGAGGGGAGGACAGTACATAATTGTGAGATAATGATACAGAACTTTCTTAGATCTAATTATCATTGCAGCTCCAGGAAGACAACCGTCTTGACGTTGGCCTTGGCCAACTTGCCAGCGCTCCCTTCATCCGTACAAACAGCAGAACATATGTTTTCAATTAGACTCCCATTGACCAGCTGAGCAAAGATTTCAGCTCCTTTCCACTCGGCCGTTGCCAAGTAAATTTTTGTGCTTTCCAAATTTGGTGGAGGATGAAAATGTTAGAAAGTGATGAGGGGtgatttttgttcatttgagtAATAGTTTCCTTTGTGCATGGTAACCATGGAGAGGAAACAAACACAGCACAGAATAAAGCTTCAACTCAGCCATTATTGTACGTATGGACGGGAGTTATGGCCTGCACCGCAATGAGGAACTGATACTTATGCAGtcagttttttttacttgtaaACCAAAATAACGGGTTATGGTACAAAAATAGTCCTCTTCTAAGGATTTCTAAGAGTTAACATTGTGGTTAATTTATCAGGAGAATGTCAAGATACATGAAAAAGATTATGAAGAGATCAGAAGCAATTGAAAGAATCTAAAACACAAGCTTTTACTGATTCGCATCTTTTCTGGTCAGAAACACTGTGAGAAACTTCAAATTTAAGgtatatttaatcatttaatttctttACTACCTTTTTGACTCCAATCATTGCCTCATTTCACAGGGCAAGAGCAAAAATCTTATGAGCTTCACAAGATGCAGCTGTTGGTAAAGATCCCATTAAAGTCAACAAGATTCCAAACGGTCCCACTAAAAATCACTTCCAAGACTTTTAAAAGGAAATTTTGTGAAAATTCTAACAGTTGATTTGGAGTGAAATGACTCCTGGAGCTCCTGAAGCTGTAATTAACTAAAACAATGCAGCATTGTCTTTGACTGTAAAACTTTAGATGATGAATATGaagtaaaaccaaaaaaaagtcGAGCCAAAATTTCAACTAATCTATAAAAAGAAAGGGTGGGAAGAAGTGAAATTACATGGGTACAACATTCTTTCCATCATAGAGTCCATCTGTAAAATGCATGTGTAATATATATCGCTGGGGCTTGGCTGAGGGCAGAGGTGACACTCACCCTGAGTCCCTCTGGTATCTACACACTGTATTGTTAAAGTCATGCCACCTCACTGACACAATAACAATATATGGCTGCCATCCTCTTTATCCATCTTAGTGTGTTCAGTATGACACATATAACTATGTGTTGTCATGAATGATTTTACTCTGACATAATAATGTAAATGAATTCTTAAAAAAATTCCCGACAGCATCAGAATTCCTGTCATTTTTGTCTCGTTCGAGAGTCAGTTTTGTTGCATCTGTTCTGGTCTCCAAAttattactttatttgattcaatCCTCTGATAAAATCTAAGCCACTGCAACCTTTTCCAAAAGTATTTACTCCTAaggcaaaaatacagaaaatctGGAATGACACAAGGCTTGCATTGTGATCCG is drawn from Odontesthes bonariensis isolate fOdoBon6 chromosome 21, fOdoBon6.hap1, whole genome shotgun sequence and contains these coding sequences:
- the lgals2a gene encoding lectin, galactoside-binding, soluble, 2a, coding for MMKGMNIVNMSFKVGQTMTVVGVAKPDATNFAVNIGLDQQNITMHINPRFNAHGDENAVVCNSYEGGNWCEEHREGGFPFQQGEEFKILIEFTPDEFVVTLSDGSTIHFRNRLGAEKYSFISFDGEARITSFEIK